One region of Pseudoalteromonas luteoviolacea genomic DNA includes:
- a CDS encoding TonB-dependent receptor, translating into MKNVRLSKVAGALALAIGVSASAFASDTSSAMRGKITTPNGDAAANVKVTVIHEPTGTINTFTTNDSGAFIAKGLRVGGPYRVVIDSDTYSDAELNGIELKLGDTHRLTRQLEPLQTIEKIQVSGYTLVQQAGGSSSVFGEDTINNVPSFNNDIKDVARLNPLASINGNGELTIAGNNPRTNALTVDGIGQNDDFGLNFGGYPTAQPPVALDAIEQISVDSSPFSAKKGNFGGGTINAVTKSGSNEFTFSGFYETSTPSLAGKVDNISEAKYKDHVKDENGEIIHYAGSNKLDEDGHKTFEVSSTDPIETEARMGFSTGGAIIKDELFFFVNYNSWKQEREMDYGFDGSGTSHEFDISEQDYNRFNSILNETYGLQDELGGDPENTSDSLLVKLSWNISDLHRADFTYQWQDEESDKGYATGGNTITMASSRYQYVTKFNNFATKLYSDWSDDFSTEIGLAYKDVSNNSLTNSDLGQIQVYLNNSDRGESIQFGRDDIRHINVSETETYAFTFDATYLMGDHEINFGAQLESKRLYNLFGQNSMGTWKFGSLDDFENKKLYQNRWDDYQFSYMNANSNNVNDLAYDATREQLALYIEDKFYLTDDLEITAGVRYERLSSNDKPNLNENFLKTYGHTNQENLDGADIILPRIGFKFYATDALTINGGIGRFQGGIPNVWFNNPFQKDGITQVVANQDDINAYFANVEQVDITRVPEGIQSTLTEGAGNTAYTDPDFKLPSSIRAQIGFEYEFDSELLGDGFKWSAEIAYQNKQDEAVWHNTAIEAVMENGEVVRSDTGRVIYQSIYANDPVRKDNHDIMMTNSDLDARSIIFSTAIAKQFDNGLYVSASYTHQDVEDIAPGSASQAEGNYKHATTHSRNVDLVGRGHYEVEHSLKLNLRYETEFFEGYASKFNMFFERRSGRPFSYTMGSYNDGDFGDTRGLDRTSAYLAYIPTGPDDANVNWEKSKLSWDELEALLNRAGISERGQLLDRNTGTQPWVTTMDVSFTQEVPGFYKEHKGEVYFMIENFANLLNSDWGVEKRLGYSDQKLYDFGGLEDGQLVIDPRYQGSDVRNYSQITKGASAWQAKIGIRYSF; encoded by the coding sequence ATGAAAAACGTTCGCTTATCGAAAGTGGCCGGCGCTCTAGCACTCGCTATAGGTGTGTCAGCAAGTGCATTCGCATCTGACACGTCATCAGCAATGCGTGGTAAAATTACAACACCAAATGGTGACGCTGCCGCTAACGTTAAAGTTACGGTTATTCACGAGCCAACAGGCACAATTAACACTTTTACAACCAATGACTCAGGTGCGTTCATCGCAAAAGGCCTTCGAGTTGGTGGTCCTTACCGAGTAGTGATTGATTCTGATACATATTCAGATGCAGAGCTTAACGGTATCGAACTTAAGCTAGGTGATACACACCGTCTTACAAGACAGTTAGAACCATTACAAACAATCGAAAAAATTCAAGTAAGCGGTTATACGTTAGTTCAACAAGCTGGCGGCTCAAGCAGCGTTTTTGGTGAAGACACCATTAACAACGTACCTAGTTTCAACAATGATATTAAAGACGTTGCACGCCTGAACCCACTTGCAAGCATTAATGGTAACGGCGAGTTAACTATTGCAGGTAACAACCCAAGAACCAATGCTTTAACGGTTGATGGTATTGGTCAAAACGATGACTTTGGTTTGAATTTTGGCGGTTACCCAACAGCTCAACCACCAGTTGCACTTGATGCAATCGAACAGATCTCTGTTGACAGCTCTCCTTTTTCAGCTAAAAAAGGTAACTTTGGTGGTGGTACCATCAATGCAGTAACAAAGTCTGGCTCAAATGAGTTCACTTTCTCAGGTTTTTACGAAACAAGCACGCCTAGCCTTGCAGGTAAAGTAGATAACATCTCTGAAGCTAAATACAAAGATCACGTTAAAGACGAAAACGGTGAGATCATTCACTACGCTGGCTCTAACAAGCTAGACGAAGATGGTCACAAAACATTTGAAGTTTCAAGCACAGATCCAATTGAAACTGAAGCAAGAATGGGCTTTAGCACTGGCGGTGCAATCATCAAAGACGAGCTATTTTTCTTCGTGAACTACAACTCTTGGAAACAAGAGAGAGAAATGGACTATGGCTTTGATGGTTCAGGTACTTCACATGAATTTGATATCTCTGAGCAGGATTACAACAGATTCAATAGTATCTTAAACGAGACTTACGGCCTACAAGACGAGCTTGGTGGTGATCCTGAGAATACCAGTGACAGCCTACTTGTTAAACTTAGCTGGAACATCAGCGACCTGCACCGCGCAGACTTTACTTACCAGTGGCAAGACGAAGAGAGCGATAAAGGGTATGCAACGGGTGGTAACACCATTACTATGGCTTCAAGCCGCTACCAATATGTAACTAAGTTCAATAACTTCGCTACTAAACTATATTCAGATTGGTCTGATGATTTCTCAACAGAAATTGGCCTTGCATATAAAGATGTTTCAAACAACAGCCTTACAAATTCAGATTTAGGTCAGATCCAAGTTTACCTAAACAATAGTGACCGAGGTGAGTCTATCCAGTTTGGTCGTGACGATATTCGTCACATCAACGTATCTGAGACTGAAACGTACGCTTTCACATTCGATGCAACTTACTTAATGGGCGATCACGAGATCAACTTTGGTGCTCAACTGGAAAGCAAACGTCTTTATAACCTATTTGGTCAAAACTCAATGGGTACTTGGAAGTTCGGCAGCTTAGATGATTTTGAAAACAAAAAGCTTTATCAAAACAGATGGGATGACTATCAGTTCTCATACATGAATGCAAATTCAAATAATGTAAATGATTTAGCGTATGATGCAACACGTGAGCAACTAGCACTTTATATAGAAGACAAGTTCTATTTGACAGATGATCTAGAAATCACAGCAGGTGTTCGTTACGAGCGTCTATCATCAAATGATAAGCCGAACCTTAACGAGAATTTCCTGAAAACATACGGACACACAAACCAAGAAAACCTCGATGGCGCAGACATCATTCTTCCGCGTATTGGCTTTAAGTTCTACGCAACGGATGCATTAACAATTAATGGTGGCATTGGTCGTTTCCAAGGTGGTATCCCGAACGTTTGGTTTAACAACCCATTCCAAAAAGATGGCATCACCCAGGTTGTTGCAAATCAAGATGACATCAATGCCTACTTTGCTAATGTAGAGCAAGTTGACATCACACGTGTACCTGAAGGAATTCAATCGACGCTTACTGAAGGTGCAGGTAACACAGCTTATACAGATCCAGACTTTAAACTACCTTCAAGCATCCGTGCTCAGATTGGTTTCGAATATGAATTCGATTCAGAACTATTAGGTGATGGCTTCAAATGGTCTGCTGAAATTGCATACCAAAATAAGCAAGACGAAGCCGTTTGGCACAATACTGCGATTGAGGCAGTGATGGAGAACGGTGAAGTTGTTCGTTCTGACACGGGCCGTGTCATCTATCAAAGCATTTACGCAAATGACCCTGTACGTAAAGACAATCACGACATCATGATGACGAATTCAGATCTTGATGCACGTTCAATCATCTTCTCAACAGCAATTGCCAAGCAATTTGATAACGGACTTTACGTTTCAGCAAGTTATACACACCAAGATGTTGAAGACATTGCGCCAGGTAGTGCTTCACAAGCCGAAGGCAACTATAAGCACGCTACAACTCACAGCCGTAACGTAGACTTAGTTGGCCGTGGTCACTACGAAGTTGAACATAGCTTAAAACTAAACTTACGTTATGAAACTGAGTTCTTTGAAGGTTATGCATCGAAGTTCAACATGTTCTTTGAACGTCGCTCTGGTCGTCCATTTAGCTACACTATGGGCTCATACAATGATGGCGATTTTGGTGATACACGTGGTCTAGACAGAACTTCAGCATACCTTGCATATATCCCAACAGGTCCTGATGATGCAAACGTTAACTGGGAAAAATCTAAATTGTCATGGGATGAGTTAGAAGCACTTCTTAACAGAGCCGGTATTTCAGAGCGTGGCCAATTACTTGACCGTAATACAGGTACTCAGCCTTGGGTTACAACAATGGACGTAAGCTTTACTCAAGAAGTGCCTGGTTTCTATAAAGAGCACAAAGGTGAAGTTTACTTCATGATTGAAAACTTCGCGAACCTACTTAACAGCGATTGGGGTGTTGAGAAGAGACTTGGCTACAGCGACCAAAAACTATATGATTTTGGTGGTCTAGAAGACGGTCAGCTAGTTATTGACCCTCGTTACCAAGGCTCAGACGTTCGTAACTACTCTCAGATCACCAAAGGTGCTTCTGCATGGCAAGCTAAAATTGGTATCCGCTACTCTTTCTAA
- a CDS encoding alpha/beta hydrolase family protein, protein MKTRLFLMFVLLVGWTFNVHATSTQSSTALNVERLWQMERLGSPVVSSDGNFIVAPVTKFDVAKNKGDTQLWLFDAQGKPARALTSAKLRASEPVFSPDSTQLAFISKRADDKAGQIYILPLKEPGEAKRLTRIPTGVKGIKWVGQHLYFISSVWPQKTWIEMEGLVKKQKETKVSARQWNALPYSSFDHFIDEDRQAHIFRIPAHGGQVESITEPMGKQLVRSSQSALSYDIDPQETHIAFNSNGWENQVNTKTDIFVGKIGTKHVVNITPDNNAPDFSPKFNQSGKVLAYLSRSILGFYADTAVIKRYDLKGKKTTTLNIDKDRSVTNITWADNGRDFYSSIDDAGTRRIYHISGKSGKTRAITKDTNFGDPKLLGSRKLVTTNESFLYPKRLVVVNTRNGKINRLDSLNKAVMSEVELGTYESVTYKGAEGQDIQMWVHYPPGFDKSKKYPLMMLIHGGPHNAITDGFHYRWNAQTFASWGYVTAWPNFHGSSGFGQAFADAINPDWRTKPLKDVQLATKWFEQKSWIDPERMVAAGASYGGFLSSTLLGDKHSFKAFLIHAAVYNMYSQMSADFAVHSPRFGNYWEQPDIYKKISPHYYAENFDTPTLIVHGQLDYRVPVGQGFELFRTLQTKGVESRMIYFPDENHWILKPNNSIYWYNEVEKWVARFAEPGAK, encoded by the coding sequence ATGAAAACTCGTTTATTTTTAATGTTCGTGTTGTTGGTTGGGTGGACGTTCAATGTGCATGCAACTTCTACACAATCTAGTACTGCTCTTAACGTAGAGCGCTTATGGCAGATGGAACGGCTCGGTTCGCCTGTTGTTTCGTCAGATGGAAATTTTATCGTCGCGCCTGTGACTAAGTTTGATGTTGCTAAGAATAAAGGCGATACGCAATTATGGTTGTTTGATGCTCAAGGGAAACCTGCTAGAGCATTAACATCAGCTAAACTGAGAGCGAGTGAGCCTGTATTTTCTCCTGACTCAACTCAACTGGCTTTTATCAGCAAGCGTGCAGATGATAAGGCTGGTCAAATTTATATTTTGCCTCTAAAAGAGCCTGGAGAAGCAAAAAGATTGACGCGTATTCCAACCGGTGTGAAAGGTATAAAGTGGGTAGGGCAGCATCTTTATTTTATCAGTTCAGTTTGGCCTCAAAAAACGTGGATTGAAATGGAAGGCCTTGTAAAAAAGCAAAAAGAAACGAAGGTGTCTGCGCGCCAGTGGAACGCGCTGCCTTACTCTTCTTTTGATCACTTCATTGATGAAGACCGACAAGCGCATATTTTTCGTATCCCAGCACACGGCGGCCAAGTAGAATCCATTACCGAGCCTATGGGAAAACAGCTAGTTCGTTCAAGTCAATCTGCTTTGAGTTATGACATTGATCCACAAGAGACGCACATTGCCTTTAATTCTAATGGTTGGGAAAACCAAGTTAATACAAAGACCGATATTTTTGTGGGTAAAATTGGCACTAAGCATGTTGTAAATATTACACCTGATAATAATGCCCCCGATTTCTCACCAAAATTTAACCAAAGCGGAAAAGTCTTAGCCTATTTGAGTCGAAGTATTCTGGGGTTTTACGCTGACACTGCGGTAATAAAACGATATGACTTAAAAGGCAAAAAAACGACAACACTTAACATAGACAAAGATCGTTCAGTTACAAATATTACATGGGCTGATAACGGTCGTGACTTTTATAGTTCGATAGACGATGCTGGTACTAGGCGTATTTACCACATTAGCGGTAAGAGTGGTAAAACTCGCGCCATCACTAAAGACACTAATTTTGGTGATCCCAAATTACTTGGTTCACGCAAACTTGTTACTACAAACGAGAGCTTTTTGTATCCGAAGCGTTTAGTGGTAGTAAATACACGTAACGGTAAAATAAATCGCTTAGATAGTTTGAATAAAGCCGTTATGTCAGAGGTTGAGTTAGGCACTTATGAGTCTGTAACATACAAGGGTGCTGAAGGACAGGACATACAAATGTGGGTTCATTATCCACCAGGGTTTGATAAATCTAAAAAGTACCCATTAATGATGTTAATTCATGGTGGGCCACATAATGCAATTACAGATGGATTTCATTATCGTTGGAATGCACAGACTTTCGCTTCTTGGGGCTATGTAACAGCGTGGCCAAATTTCCATGGCTCCAGTGGCTTTGGGCAAGCTTTTGCTGATGCCATCAACCCTGATTGGCGCACGAAACCGCTCAAAGATGTACAGTTGGCAACAAAATGGTTTGAGCAAAAGTCATGGATAGATCCCGAGCGTATGGTTGCGGCTGGTGCAAGTTATGGTGGTTTTTTAAGCTCTACTTTGCTTGGAGATAAACATTCTTTCAAAGCATTTTTAATTCATGCTGCTGTTTACAATATGTACTCTCAGATGTCGGCAGATTTCGCAGTTCACTCACCTCGTTTTGGTAACTATTGGGAGCAGCCTGATATCTATAAAAAGATCTCACCACACTATTATGCGGAGAACTTTGATACTCCAACTTTAATTGTACATGGTCAACTTGATTATCGAGTACCTGTAGGGCAGGGCTTTGAGTTATTCAGAACTTTGCAAACAAAAGGGGTTGAATCTAGGATGATTTATTTTCCTGATGAAAATCACTGGATCTTGAAGCCAAACAATTCAATCTACTGGTACAACGAGGTCGAAAAGTGGGTGGCGCGTTTTGCTGAGCCAGGCGCAAAGTAG
- a CDS encoding S8 family serine peptidase, which produces MSIKRFKLSAITTLMVTAVSLPTFASEPVLEGYESDQKLQTKAVQSNRYIVKFKKQKFGEQRAFNDFIALNYLFTAGAEPLFALNDEQAMVAELDDFSLRTLRKMSSVESIEIDPKRYLSKTASQDSIVPYAQSTPYGINMVQGNQLSQTNTSARKVCVIDTGYNLGHPDLPYGNVTGVANNNAVGRWNNDGNGHGTHVAGTIAAENNNQGVVGVYPGVDLHIVKIFDDNGQWTYASNLINAIQQCKDAGSDVVNMSLGGGNYSNTENTAMQNFVNGGMMLVAAAGNDGNGTKSYPASYNSVISVASVTSNESRSSFSQYNDQIEISGPGSNVNSTYPTNTYRSLSGTSMASPHVAGVAALVWSHHTQCTNQEIRAAINATAKDKGAAGYDIYYGHGIAQARSASDYLSANGCQGGGDPGNPGDVKPVNGSLPNLQGTQNGWTHYTWDIPQGVKEMSLNITGGTGDADLYVRYNAQPDSNNYTCRPWKDGNEEQCTFTNPSSGTWHISLFGYRNYSGVTLNYAYK; this is translated from the coding sequence ATGAGTATCAAGCGATTTAAACTTTCAGCAATCACGACGCTAATGGTAACCGCAGTAAGCTTGCCTACATTTGCGAGTGAACCGGTACTTGAAGGGTACGAGTCAGATCAGAAGTTACAAACCAAAGCCGTACAAAGTAACCGTTATATTGTTAAGTTTAAAAAACAAAAGTTCGGTGAACAAAGAGCATTTAACGATTTTATTGCACTAAATTATTTGTTTACGGCGGGTGCTGAACCATTGTTTGCGCTCAACGATGAGCAAGCCATGGTCGCTGAGCTAGATGATTTTAGTCTTAGAACATTGCGCAAAATGTCCTCTGTGGAATCAATCGAAATTGACCCAAAACGTTACCTGTCAAAAACAGCCTCTCAAGATTCTATTGTACCTTACGCACAAAGCACACCATATGGCATAAACATGGTACAAGGGAATCAACTTTCACAAACTAACACCTCAGCAAGAAAAGTATGTGTTATAGACACGGGTTATAACTTAGGCCATCCAGATTTACCTTATGGTAATGTAACAGGCGTTGCTAATAATAATGCAGTGGGCAGATGGAATAATGATGGAAATGGCCACGGTACACATGTGGCAGGTACCATTGCAGCTGAGAACAATAATCAAGGTGTCGTAGGTGTTTACCCTGGTGTAGATCTGCATATTGTAAAGATTTTTGATGACAACGGTCAGTGGACTTACGCGTCAAATCTAATTAACGCGATTCAACAATGTAAAGACGCAGGTTCAGACGTCGTGAATATGAGTTTGGGAGGTGGGAATTACTCAAATACAGAGAATACTGCAATGCAGAACTTTGTTAATGGCGGTATGATGTTAGTTGCAGCAGCGGGTAACGACGGCAACGGAACAAAGTCATACCCTGCGTCGTATAATTCTGTGATCTCAGTTGCTTCTGTGACATCCAATGAATCACGCTCTTCATTCTCACAGTACAATGATCAAATTGAAATATCAGGACCTGGTTCAAACGTTAACTCTACCTATCCAACCAACACTTATAGAAGTTTAAGCGGTACTTCTATGGCATCACCTCATGTTGCCGGTGTTGCAGCATTAGTTTGGAGTCATCATACGCAATGTACAAACCAAGAAATACGTGCCGCGATAAATGCAACAGCCAAAGACAAGGGTGCAGCAGGGTATGACATTTATTATGGTCACGGTATTGCACAAGCAAGAAGCGCATCTGACTACTTATCAGCCAATGGTTGTCAAGGTGGTGGCGATCCCGGAAACCCGGGAGATGTTAAACCAGTAAATGGGTCATTACCTAATTTGCAAGGAACACAAAATGGCTGGACTCATTACACTTGGGATATACCTCAAGGAGTAAAAGAAATGAGTTTGAATATCACAGGTGGTACAGGTGATGCGGATCTCTACGTTAGATACAACGCGCAACCTGATTCAAACAACTATACCTGCCGACCTTGGAAAGATGGCAATGAAGAGCAATGTACTTTCACTAACCCAAGTTCTGGTACCTGGCATATTAGTTTATTCGGATACAGAAACTACAGTGGTGTTACTTTAAATTACGCTTATAAATAG
- a CDS encoding alpha/beta hydrolase — protein sequence MKKLAIAFAATALTGCSVSINEKSFIRQDDTVTPYTKEFITKVDQITPNHVINMISIPLRDEGVELHGVHLDNPNTNNTILYIPGNGMSIENSAEKALVELAQYNLDIVVFDRRGLGASNGTSTIASLVKDAQLTFDYTQRQLQADKIVVHGFSLGSFVAAQVAKTKPIDGLVMQGSATNISEWIDKAVPWYKKLLVDVQVDDVFFTVDNKEVVSQFYSGPLLVIGGGEDKQTPVSLSHALYSASKSKDKEIVISDEAGHYQMFEDKQVRRSYDDFVMSL from the coding sequence ATGAAAAAACTTGCAATTGCCTTCGCTGCAACTGCTCTAACTGGCTGCTCAGTATCGATCAATGAAAAGAGCTTTATCAGACAGGATGATACAGTTACACCTTACACAAAAGAGTTTATCACTAAAGTGGATCAGATAACTCCTAACCATGTTATTAACATGATTTCTATACCGCTTCGTGATGAGGGCGTTGAGCTGCACGGAGTGCATTTAGACAACCCCAATACAAATAACACAATTTTGTATATCCCTGGAAATGGGATGAGTATTGAAAACTCTGCAGAGAAAGCATTGGTGGAGTTAGCTCAATATAATCTTGATATTGTTGTGTTTGATCGACGAGGGTTGGGGGCCAGCAATGGAACTTCTACAATTGCAAGTTTAGTTAAGGATGCTCAACTTACTTTTGATTATACACAGCGTCAACTACAAGCAGATAAAATAGTTGTACATGGATTTTCATTAGGTAGTTTCGTTGCTGCTCAAGTTGCTAAAACTAAGCCTATTGATGGGTTAGTCATGCAAGGCTCTGCGACAAATATTAGTGAGTGGATAGATAAAGCGGTCCCTTGGTATAAAAAGTTGCTTGTTGATGTCCAAGTGGATGACGTTTTTTTCACTGTTGATAATAAGGAGGTAGTAAGTCAGTTTTACTCAGGACCTTTATTAGTTATTGGTGGTGGCGAAGATAAACAAACACCAGTTTCTCTATCACATGCCTTGTACTCTGCCAGTAAAAGTAAGGACAAGGAAATCGTGATCTCTGATGAAGCGGGTCATTATCAAATGTTTGAAGATAAACAAGTACGTCGTTCCTATGATGATTTTGTTATGAGCCTATAG